A window from Theobroma cacao cultivar B97-61/B2 chromosome 3, Criollo_cocoa_genome_V2, whole genome shotgun sequence encodes these proteins:
- the LOC18606497 gene encoding protein LURP-one-related 4 has protein sequence MAKVHPQASVSDPCSMGSAGRETFTIWMKSLVCHTNGCTVFDSEGEIVYRVENYDSKGSSEVHLMDLRGKVLFTILKKKLQLFGCWNGHRGNFTGTKKEKPCFQVKKYWRIPRRDLAYQVTMGLNKYWIVSLGRNKQGFKIVNIAGDIVAEVKQKQLSSGVVLGDDVLTLEVEPYIDHSLIVALVTVYGLINRRL, from the exons ATGGCTAAGGTTCATCCCCAAGCATCCGTTTCGGATCCCTGCAGTATGGGTTCTGCAGGAAGAGAAACGTTCACTATATGGATGAAATCTCTTGTATGTCACACCAATGGTTGCACCGTCTTTGATTCAGAAGGGGAGATTGTCTATCGTGTTGAAAACTATGACAGCAAGGGTAGCAGTGAAGTTCATCTCATGGACCTGCGAGGCAAAGTTCTCTTCACCATACTAAAAAAG AAACTACAACTTTTTGGATGTTGGAATGGCCATAGAGGGAACTTTACTGGCACAAAGAAGGAAAAGCCATGCTTTCAAGTTAAGAAATACTGGAGGATTCCCCGGAGAGATTTAGCTTATCAAGTTACTATGGGCTTGAACAAGTACTGGATAGTTAGCTTAGGTCGCAACAAACAAGGATTTAAGATAGTAAACATAGCTGGAGATATTGTAGCAGAG GTGAAGCAGAAGCAATTATCTTCCGGGGTGGTGTTAGGAGATGATGTATTAACTTTGGAGGTAGAACCCTATATTGATCATTCCCTAATCGTTGCTCTTGTGACCGTTTATGGGTTGATAAACAGGAGATTGTAG
- the LOC18606498 gene encoding uncharacterized protein LOC18606498 → MTFNLALQKVVLKIMTMNDEKTKKKALETVANIYGVDSIAADLKEQKLTIIGEMDTVALAKKLKKIGKVEIVTVGPAKEEKKDEKKDEKDDEMN, encoded by the exons ATGACCTTTAATCTTGCATTGCAGAAGGTAGTCTTGAAGATAATGACCATGAATGATgaaaagacaaagaagaaagcCCTAGAGACTGTTGCCAACATTTACG GCGTTGATTCAATTGCGGCGGACTTGAAGGAGCAAAAGCTGACTATCATTGGAGAGATGGACACGGTTGCACTAGccaaaaaactaaagaaaataGGGAAAGTAGAGATTGTTACAGTGGGACCAGCTaaggaagagaagaaagatgagaaaaaagatgaaaaggaTGATGAAATGAACTGA
- the LOC18606499 gene encoding O-glucosyltransferase rumi homolog: MLHGSGLARHVLEMPFWRPPLKRKPATTAALLFLTVLLVAAFTSSSWIDTSSFLTENLRNKTIIISEKPKIPIQKIEIPLGCTSSKNQTQTCPTNYPKTFQTEDLDPSSNHVCPDYFRWIHEDLRPWKTSGITRDMVERANRTATFRLVIIGGKAYVENYRKAIQTRDVFTIWGVLQLLRKYPGRLPDLEIMFDTEDKPVVRSRDYRGPNATGPPPLFRYCGDKETLDIVFPDWSFWGWAEINIEPWHSILKDVRQGNNQTKWIDREPYAYWKGNPFVDGKRQDLLKCNVSDQQDWNARLFIQDWILEGQQGFKQSNVADQCTYRYKIYIEGYAWSVSEKYILACDSVTLIVQPQYYDFFMRSMQPVEHYWPIRDDDKCRSLKFAVDWGNNHKKKAQEIGKAASSFMEEQLKMDYIYDYMYHLLNEYAKLLKFEPRIPEGAVELCSEVMACHAEGIEGRKKKFMMESLVKGPSVSSPCTLPPYEPQALAAFVRRKINSIMQVKKWEKGYWDSLNKQ; encoded by the exons ATGTTGCACGGATCTGGACTGGCTAGACATGTCTTGGAGATGCCTTTCTGGCGGCCTCCATTGAAAAGAAAACCTGCAACAACTGCAGCTCTTCTCTTTTTAACTGTTCTCCTCGTGGCTGCCTTTACATCTTCCTCATGGATTGACACT tCTAGTTTTTTAACTgagaatttaagaaataagACTATAATAATATCAGAAAAGCCGAAAATTCCGATACAGAAAATTGAAATCCCACTCGGGTGCACCAGCAGCAAAAACCAGACACAAACCTGTCCTACGAATTACCCCAAGACATTCCAAACAGAAGACCTTGACCCTTCATCCAACCATGTTTGCCCTGATTACTTTAGATGGATCCACGAAGATTTACGTCCCTGGAAAACCTCAGGAATCACCAGGGACATGGTGGAAAGAGCTAACAGAACAGCAACATTTCGCCTGGTAATCATTGGGGGCAAAGCGTACGTTGAAAACTACAGAAAAGCCATTCAGACAAGAGATGTTTTCACCATCTGGGGCGTTCTGCAACTCCTCAGGAAGTACCCCGGAAGGCTACCGGACCTGGAAATCATGTTTGACACTGAAGATAAGCCGGTAGTCAGATCAAGGGACTACCGTGGACCGAATGCGACGGGCCCACCACCATTGTTTCGGTACTGTGGAGATAAAGAAACGCTGGATATAGTGTTTCCTGATTGGTCCTTCTGGGGTTG gGCTGAGATAAATATAGAACCATGGCACAGCATATTGAAAGATGTTAGACAAGGAAATAATCAGACCAAATGGATAGACAGGGAACCATACGCCTATTGGAAGGGAAACCCATTCGTGGATGGGAAAAGGCAGGACCTTCTTAAGTGCAATGTCTCCGATCAACAAGACTGGAATGCCCGCCTATTTATCCAG GATTGGATCCTTGAAGGCCAGCAAGGTTTTAAACAATCGAACGTGGCAGATCAATGCACATATAG GTACAAGATCTACATTGAAGGGTATGCATGGTCTGTTAGCGAGAAATATATTCTGGCCTGTGATTCTGTTACACTGATTGTACAGCCTCAGTACTATGATTTTTTCATGAGAAGCATGCAGCCTGTGGAGCATTACTGGCCTATAAGGGACGATGACAAGTGCAGGTCCCTTAAGTTTGCTGTGGATTGGGGCAATAATCACAAAAAGAAG GCACAGGAAATCGGAAAAGCGGCCAGTAGCTTCATGGAAGAGCAGCTGAAAATGGACTACATTTATGATTATATGTATCATCTGTTAAACGAGTATGCTAAGTTGTTAAAATTTGAGCCAAGAATACCTGAAGGAGCCGTGGAGTTGTGCTCAGAGGTCATGGCCTGTCATGCAGAAGGAATTGAAGGGCGGAAGAAGAAGTTCATGATGGAATCCTTGGTGAAAGGTCCTTCTGTTTCAAGTCCATGCACCCTGCCTCCTTATGAACCTCAAGCTCTTGCAGCATTTGTGAGgagaaaaatcaattcaataaTGCAAGTGAAGAAGTGGGAGAAAGGTTATTGGGACAGCCTCAACAAGCAATAG
- the LOC18606500 gene encoding probable LRR receptor-like serine/threonine-protein kinase At1g63430 translates to MKSYIYFLLLFLASGVAFVTCAPFPTNEVWALTTFKEAIYEDPHLVLSNWNALDADPCEWSGISCNQERQHVIKINISSSSLKGFLAPEMGQITYLQELTLRENNLIGIIPKELGMLKFLKVLDLGMNQLTGPIPPELGNLSSVMKINLQSNGLTGSLPAELGNLKYLQELRLDRNKLHGTVPADSNSAFTAKMHGMYASGSNLTGLCRSSQLKVVDVSYNFLVGGIPKCLEYLPSTSFQGNCLQDKDAKQRPTTQCGGAMLSRSHQAPSPKHRPAEDVAKHQKASKPAWLLALEIVTGTMVGSLFLVALLTAFQRCNSKSAIIIPWKKSGSEKEHVTVYVDSELLKDVTKFSRQELEVACEDFSNIIGSSPDSLVYKGTMKGGPEIAVISLCIKEEHWTGYLELYFQREVADLARLNHENVGILLGYCRESTPFTRMLVFEYASNGTLYEHLHYGEGSQLSWTRRMRIIQGIARGLKYLHTEPEPPFTISELNSSAVYLTEDFSPKLVDFESWKTILARSEKNSGSIGSNGAICLLPNSVEKRHLDIQGNIHAFGVLLLEIISGRPPFCKDRGCLIDWAKDYLALPEVMSYIVDPALKQFRYDDLKVICEVISLCIHPDFSNRPAMQEISLMLESGIDTSVSVELKSSSLAWAELALSS, encoded by the exons atgaaatcatACATTTATTTCTTGCTTCTGTTTCTTGCCTCTGGAGTTGCTTTTGTGACTTGTGCTCCTTTTCCTACTAATGAAG TTTGGGCTCTTACAACATTCAAGGAAGCTATATATGAAGACCCACATCTGGTTTTGTCAAACTGGAATGCTTTAGATGCTGATCCGTGTGAGTGGTCTGGGATTTCTTGTAATCAGGAGAGACAACATGTTATAAAGAT AAACATATCCAGTTCATCTTTAAAGGGATTTCTTGCACCGGAAATGGGCCAAATTACCTACTTGCAAGAACT AACTTTACGCGAGAACAATCTGATAGGGATAATACCTAAAGAACTGGGGATGTTGAAATTCCTCAAAGTCTTGGATTTGGGGATGAATCAACTGACGGGTCCTATTCCTCCAGAGCTTGGGAATTTATCCAGTGTGATGAAGAT AAACCTTCAGTCAAATGGGTTGACGGGTAGCCTGCCTGCTGAGCTTGGCAATTTGAAGTATCTTCAAGAACTTCGCCTTGATAGAAATAAACTTCATGGAACTGTTCCTGCTGATAGCAATTCAGCGTTTACAGCTAAGATGCATGGAAT GTATGCCTCAGGTTCAAACTTAACTGGACTTTGTCGTTCATCTCAGTTAAAAGTTGTAGATGTCTCCTACAATTTTTTGGTTGGAGGCATACCTAAGTGTTTGGAATACCTTCCAAG CACAAGCTTTCAAGGGAATTGCCTCCAGGACAAAGATGCAAAACAGCGTCCCACTACACAATGTG GTGGTGCTATGCTTTCCAGAAGTCACCAAGCACCCAGCCCTAAGCATCGGCCTGCTGAAGACGTTGCAAAGCATCAAAAAGCGTCGAAACCTGCCTGGCTTTTGGCTCTTGAAATAGTGACAGGAACCATGGTGGGATCTCTCTTTCTGGTCGCCCTCCTTACTGCTTTCCAAAGATGCAATAGCAAGTCTGCTATCATAATCCCTTGGAAGAAATCAGGGAGTGAGAAGGAACATGTAACAGTATACGTAG ATTCTGAGTTGTTGAAAGATGTGACTAAATTTAGCAGACAAGAGCTTGAAGTAGCTTGTGAAGATTTCAGCAACATTATTGGTTCCTCTCCAGACAGTTTGGTCTACAAAGGCACCATGAAGGGTGGACCCGAAATTGCTGTGATATCCCTCTGCATTAAAGAGGAGCACTGGACTGGCTATCTTGAGCTCTATTTCCAGAGAGAG GTGGCAGATTTGGCAAGATTGAATCATGAGAATGTAGGGATATTACTAGGTTACTGTAGAGAGAGCACTCCATTTACAAGGATGCTTGTTTTTGAATATGCATCAAATGGAACGCTTTATGAGCATTTGCATT ATGGAGAGGGATCCCAATTATCTTGGACAAGGCGTATGAGAATTATTCAAGGCATTGCTCGAGGACTCAAGTATCTTCACACAGAACCTGAGCCCCCATTCACTATATCTGAGTTAAACTCTAGTGCTGTGTATCTTACAGAGGATTTTTCCCCCAAG TTGGTTGATTTTGAAAGTTGGAAGACTATTCTTGCTAGATCAGAAAAGAACTCTGGCTCTATTGGCAGCAATGGCGCCATTTGTCTACTTCCTAATTCCGTGGAGAAACGTCATCTGGATATTCAGGGCAAtattcatgcttttggtgtacTTCTACTGGAGATAATTAGTGGGAGGCCTCCATTCTGCAAGGACAGAGGGTGCTTGATAGATTGG GCCAAGGATTATCTTGCATTACCAGAAGTTATGTCTTACATTGTAGACCCAGCGCTAAAACAGTTCAGATATGATGACCTCAAAGTTATATGCGAAGTGATAAGCCTATGCATTCATCCAGACTTTTCGAATCGGCCAGCCATGCAGGAAATAAGCCTCATGTTGGAGAGCGGAATTGACACATCTGTCTCCGTTGAGCTCAAGTCATCTTCTTTGGCATGGGCTGAACTTGCCCTTTCATCATGA
- the LOC18606501 gene encoding RNA-binding protein NOB1, whose product MEDSGAPAPNPNPAPCWSNVLKSQPPKPQTQKQTAATTQLFVESCKSTKGIAVAVVDANAVIEGGEKLNNSADRFVTVPEVLAEIRDPVSRHRLAFIPFSIDSMEPSSDALNKVIKFARATGDLQTLSDVDLKLIALTYTLEAQIHGTNHIRDAPPPVHVVNVKRLPERDLPGWGSNVPNLDEWEALEREAEGGTNSNSRILPLKDLNMNTLPSDNGSEDGSVEIKSETHSENQEDVEHGFRRPRRYLPQKKEVKIEGKKMVADGIDASQGQIDDNGDNWQPAVSRSTHRRYLRRKARREYYEALVEKDCQEDMEKSMDKNHVEDAHSGNGILEETERAEEKKGDEDLSSILKQMRLEEDSLEALQEAEEVEITVEANVNLSVEGNKMDLVNEELDQLEMSSQTNETVDASYTDDVSSEQSWMLRSLSESSVACVTGDFAMQNVILQMGLRLLAPGGMQIRQLHRWILKCHACYNVTAEIGRIFCPKCGNGGTLRKVAVTVGENGIVLASHRPRISLRGTKFSLPLPQGGRDAITKNLILREDQLPQKFLYPKTKKKVNKQGDDDLFMGVDTFTHHTDKRAPLQPPVRKALAVFSGKRNPNDNHYSRSKHK is encoded by the exons ATGGAGGATTCCGGAGCACCGGCCCCTAACCCGAACCCGGCACCATGTTGGAGCAACGTACTGAAGAGCCAACCACCAAAGCCTCAAACGCAAAAACAAACGGCGGCGACAACCCAACTCTTTGTCGAAAGCTGCAAATCCACGAAGGGAATAGCGGTGGCCGTAGTTGACGCCAACGCCGTCATCGAAGGTGGAGAAAAGCTCAACAACTCCGCCGACAGGTTCGTTACCGTCCCTGAAGTCCTCGCTGAAATTCGCGACCCTGTTTCCCGTCACCGCCTCGCCTTTATCCCTTTCTCCATTGATTCCATGGAGCCCTCTTCCGATGCCCTCAATAAAG TTATCAAATTTGCGAGGGCAACTGGTGACTTGCAGACTCTTTCGGACGTTGATCTCAAACTGATTGCCCTGACATATACGTTGGAGGCTCAAATTCATGGAACCAATCATATTAGAGATGCTCCTCCCCCAGTTCATGTTGTTAATGTAAAGAGGCTACCTGAAAGGGACTTGCCTGGATGGGGCTCCAATGTTCCTAATTTGGATGAGTGGGAAGCACTCGAACGTGAAGCTGAAGGTGGAACAAATTCTAACTCGAGAATCCTTCCCTTGAAAGACTTAAATATGAATACTCTCCCTTCGGATAATGGTTCTGAAGATGGCTCTGTGGAAATAAAGAGTGAAACGCATTCTGAGAATCAAGAGGATGTTGAACACGGTTTTAGGAGACCTAGGAGATATTTACCCCAGAAGAAAGAGGTGAAAATTGAAGGGAAGAAGATGGTGGCTGATGGAATTGATGCATCTCAGGGACAGATTGATGATAATGGTGATAATTGGCAACCTGCTGTAAGTCGAAGTACTCATAGGAGATATCTTAGGAGGAAAGCTAGGCGGGAATATTATGAGGCATTAGTGGAGAAAGATTGTCAGGAAGATATGGAAAAAAGCATGGATAAGAACCATGTTGAAGATGCTCATTCTGGAAACGGGATTTTGGAGGAGACTGAGAGAGCAGAAGAAAAGAAGGGTGATGAAGATCTTTCTTCAATCCTAAAACAAATGAGGCTGGAAGAAGACTCACTGGAGGCTCTTCAAGAAGCAGAAGAAGTGGAGATCACAGTGGAGGCCAATGTGAATCTTTCTGTTGAAGGAAATAAGATGGATCTTGTGAATGAAGAATTAGACCAGTTGGAAATGTCAAGTCAGACCAATGAAACCGTTGATGCATCATATACAGATGATGTTAGCAGCGAGCAGAGCTGGATGTTGAGATCCCTATCTGAGTCCAGTGTAGCTTGTGTAACTGGTGACTTTGCTATGCAAAATGTTATTCTGCAGATGGGTTTACGGTTACTAGCACCTGGCGGAATGCAGATTCGGCAGCTACACAG GTGGATATTGAAGTGCCATGCCTGCTATAATGTGACTGCTGAAATTGGAAGGATTTTCTGTCCCAAGTGTGGAAATGGAGGAACTTTACGTAAGGTAGCTGTTACTGTTGGTGAGAATGGAATTGTTTTAGCATCCCATCGCCCAAGAATTTCTCTTCGCGGTACAAAG TTTTCACTGCCTTTACCCCAAGGTGGAAGAGATGCCATAACCAAAAACCTCATTTTACGTGAAGATCAACTTCCCCAAAAATTCCTTTACCctaaaacaaagaagaaagtaaATAAACAG gGGGATGATGATCTTTTCATGGGTGTGGACACTTTCACTCACCATACTGATAAAAGGGCACCTCTCCAGCCTCCCGTAAGAAAAGCATTAGCAGTATTTAGTGGAAAGAGGAATCCAAATGACAATCACTACTCCCGTTCTAAGCATAAGTAA
- the LOC18606502 gene encoding actin-depolymerizing factor 1, whose product MANSASGMAVNDECKRKFLELKAKRSYRFIVFKIEEKIQQVVVEKLGGPSDSYDDLSASLPANECRYAVYDFDFTTDENCQKSKIFFIAWSPDTSRVRSKMLYASSKDRFRRELDGVQVELQATDPSEMSFDIVKGRAL is encoded by the exons ATG GCGAATTCAGCATCGGGAATGGCTGTGAACGATGAATGCAAGCGCAAGTTCTTGGAGCTAAAGGCAAAGAGAAGCTACAGGTTCATTGTCTTCAAAATCGAAGAAAAGATTCAACAGGTTGTGGTAGAGAAGCTAGGTGGACCAAGCGACAGCTATGACGATTTAAGTGCCAGTTTGCCTGCTAATGAGTGCCGTTATGCCGTCTATGACTTCGATTTCACTACTGACGAAAATTGCCAGAAGAgcaaaattttcttcattgcATG GTCTCCGGACACATCGAGAGTGAGGAGCAAAATGCTGTATGCCAGCTCCAAGGATAGGTTCAGAAGAGAGCTGGATGGTGTTCAAGTTGAGTTGCAAGCGACTGATCCCAGTGAAATGAGCTTTGACATTGTCAAAGGGCGAGCCCTCTAA
- the LOC18606503 gene encoding tubulin beta-9 chain: protein MREILHVQGGQCGNQIGAKFWEVVCTEHGIDSTGRYHGDSELQLERINVYYNEASCGRFVPRAILMDLEPGTMDSVRSGPYGQIFRPDNFVFGQSGAGNNWAKGHYTEGAELIDSVLDVVRKEAENCDCLQGFQVCHSLGGGTGSGMGTLLISKIREEYPDRMMLTFSVFPSPKVSDTVVEPYNATLSVHQLVENADECMVLDNEALYDICFRTLKLTTPSFGDLNHLISATMSGVTCCLRFPGQLNSDLRKLAVNLIPFPRLHFFMVGFAPLTSRGSQQYRALTVPELTQQMWDAKNMMCAADPRHGRYLTASAVFRGKMSTKEVDEQMINVQNKNSSYFVEWIPNNVKSTVCDIPPNGLKMASTFIGNSTSIQEMFRRVSEQFTAMFRRKAFLHWYTGEGMDEMEFTEAESNMNDLVSEYQQYQDATADDEYEDEEEEYEEET, encoded by the exons atgagagaaatcCTCCATGTCCAAGGTGGCCAATGCGGCAACCAGATAGGTGCCAAGTTCTGGGAAGTCGTCTGCACCGAACACGGCATCGACTCAACGGGTAGATACCACGGCGACTCGGAGCTCCAGCTGGAGCGCATCAACGTCTACTACAATGAAGCCAGTTGCGGCCGATTTGTTCCCCGCGCCATCTTAATGGATCTCGAACCCGGTACCATGGATAGCGTAAGATCTGGTCCGTACGGACAGATTTTCCGACCCGACAACTTCGTTTTCGGACAGTCCGGAGCCGGAAACAACTGGGCTAAAGGACATTACACGGAAGGGGCCGAACTTATCGACTCGGTTCTCGACGTCGTCAGAAAGGAAGCCGAGAATTGTGACTGCTTACAAG GGTTTCAGGTATGCCATTCCTTGGGAGGAGGGACGGGTTCAGGAATGGGAACGTTGTTGATATCCAAGATAAGGGAAGAGTATCCGGATCGAATGATGCTTACATTTTCGGTATTCCCATCTCCTAAGGTTTCAGATACTGTTGTTGAGCCTTACAACGCGACACTCTCTGTTCATCAGCTGGTGGAAAATGCGGATGAGTGTATGGTTCTTGATAATGAAGCTCTCTATGATATCTGCTTCCGTACCCTCAAGCTCACCACTCCAAGTT TTGGAGATCTCAACCATCTAATTTCTGCCACTATGAGTGGTGTTACATGCTGCCTTCGCTTCCCTGGTCAGCTAAACTCAGACCTCCGCAAGCTTGCCGTAAACCTCATCCCATTCCCTCGGCTACATTTCTTCATGGTTGGATTTGCACCTCTCACATCTCGTGGTTCCCAGCAGTACAGAGCCCTCACAGTCCCTGAACTTACTCAGCAAATGTGGGATGCAAAGAACATGATGTGTGCTGCTGATCCTCGACATGGTCGATACCTGACAGCATCAGCTGTGTTCCGTGGCAAGATGAGCACAAAAGAGGTGGATGAGCAGATGATCAATGTGCAAAACAAGAACTCATCATACTTCGTTGAATGGATTCCAAACAATGTAAAGTCCACTGTTTGTGACATCCCTCCTAACGGCTTGAAGATGGCTTCCACATTTATTGGGAACTCTACTTCGATCCAAGAGATGTTCAGGAGGGTCAGTGAGCAATTCACCGCCATGTTCCGCAGGAAGGCTTTCCTGCATTGGTACACTGGAGAGGGAATGGATGAGATGGAGTTCACAGAAGCTGAGAGCAACATGAATGATTTGGTCTCAGAGTACCAGCAATACCAGGATGCAACTGCAGATGACGAGTATGAGGACGAGGAGGAAGAATACGAGGAAGAGACTTAA
- the LOC18606504 gene encoding serine racemase isoform X2, with the protein MEVNKGKYAADLSSIREAQARINSFIHKTPVMTSESLDAISGRRLFFKCECFQKGGAFKFRGACNAVFSLDDHQAAKGVVTHSSGNHAAALALAAKLRGIPAHIVIPKNAPQCKVQNVVRYGGQVIWSDATVPSREKTATKVLQETGAVLIHPYNDGRIISGQGTISLELLEQAPEIDTIIVPISGGGLISGVALAAKSINPAIRVLAAEPKGANDAAQSKAAGRIVTLPETNTVADGLRAFLGELTWPIVRDFVDDIITVDDTEIIEAMRLCYEILKVAVEPSGAIGLAAVLSDSFRNNPAWKDCNQIGIILSGGIANHRT; encoded by the exons ATGGAAGTGAACAAAGGGAAGTATGCTGCTGATCTCTCCTCCATCAGAGAAGCACAAGCACGCATCAATTCATTCATACACAAAACTCCAGTCATGACCTCGGAGTCTCTAGATGCTATTTCTGGAAGGAGGTTATTCTTTAAGTGTGAATGTTTCCAAAAGGG GGGAGCATTCAAATTCAGAGGTGCTTGCAATGCTGTATTTTCACTTGATGACCATCAGGCAGCTAAAGGGGTTGTAACACATAGCAG TGGTAACCATGCTGCAGCATTGGCATTGGCTGCAAAGTTACGCGGGATCCCTGCACATATAGTTATACCAAAAAATGCTCCACAATGCAAAGTTCAGAATGTTGTGCGTTATGGTGGTCAGGTTATATGGAGTGACGCAACAGTGCCTTCAAGGGAGAAAACTGCAACCAAAGTGTTGCAAGAAACTGGGGCTGTACTCATACATCCGTATAATGATGGGCGAATTATAAG TGGGCAGGGTACCATATCCCTTGAGCTTTTGGAGCAAGCCCCTGAGATAGACACTATAATAGTTCCCATAAGTG GAGGCGGCTTGATATCAGGGGTGGCATTGGCTGCCAAGTCCATCAATCCTGCCATTCGAGTTTTGGCTGCTGAACCAAAGGGAGCTAATGATGCAGCTCAATCAAAAGCAGCTGGTAGAATTGTAACCTTACCTGAAACAAATACGGTAGCTGATGGGCTGAGAGCTTTCCTTGGTGAACTCACCTG GCCCATTGTACGAGATTTTGTTGACGACATTATAACTGTGGATGATACGGAGATAATAGAAGCAATGAGACTCTGCTATGAGATTCTTAAAGTTGCAGTTGAACCGAGTGGAGCCATAGGCCTTGCTGCTGTCTTATCCGATAGTTTCAGGAACAACCCTGCCTGGAAGGATTGCAACCAAATAGGAATTATACTTTCTGGAG GTATTGCGAATCATAGGACTTGA
- the LOC18606504 gene encoding serine racemase isoform X1: MEVNKGKYAADLSSIREAQARINSFIHKTPVMTSESLDAISGRRLFFKCECFQKGGAFKFRGACNAVFSLDDHQAAKGVVTHSSGNHAAALALAAKLRGIPAHIVIPKNAPQCKVQNVVRYGGQVIWSDATVPSREKTATKVLQETGAVLIHPYNDGRIISGQGTISLELLEQAPEIDTIIVPISGGGLISGVALAAKSINPAIRVLAAEPKGANDAAQSKAAGRIVTLPETNTVADGLRAFLGELTWPIVRDFVDDIITVDDTEIIEAMRLCYEILKVAVEPSGAIGLAAVLSDSFRNNPAWKDCNQIGIILSGGNVDLEKLWSSFRK, translated from the exons ATGGAAGTGAACAAAGGGAAGTATGCTGCTGATCTCTCCTCCATCAGAGAAGCACAAGCACGCATCAATTCATTCATACACAAAACTCCAGTCATGACCTCGGAGTCTCTAGATGCTATTTCTGGAAGGAGGTTATTCTTTAAGTGTGAATGTTTCCAAAAGGG GGGAGCATTCAAATTCAGAGGTGCTTGCAATGCTGTATTTTCACTTGATGACCATCAGGCAGCTAAAGGGGTTGTAACACATAGCAG TGGTAACCATGCTGCAGCATTGGCATTGGCTGCAAAGTTACGCGGGATCCCTGCACATATAGTTATACCAAAAAATGCTCCACAATGCAAAGTTCAGAATGTTGTGCGTTATGGTGGTCAGGTTATATGGAGTGACGCAACAGTGCCTTCAAGGGAGAAAACTGCAACCAAAGTGTTGCAAGAAACTGGGGCTGTACTCATACATCCGTATAATGATGGGCGAATTATAAG TGGGCAGGGTACCATATCCCTTGAGCTTTTGGAGCAAGCCCCTGAGATAGACACTATAATAGTTCCCATAAGTG GAGGCGGCTTGATATCAGGGGTGGCATTGGCTGCCAAGTCCATCAATCCTGCCATTCGAGTTTTGGCTGCTGAACCAAAGGGAGCTAATGATGCAGCTCAATCAAAAGCAGCTGGTAGAATTGTAACCTTACCTGAAACAAATACGGTAGCTGATGGGCTGAGAGCTTTCCTTGGTGAACTCACCTG GCCCATTGTACGAGATTTTGTTGACGACATTATAACTGTGGATGATACGGAGATAATAGAAGCAATGAGACTCTGCTATGAGATTCTTAAAGTTGCAGTTGAACCGAGTGGAGCCATAGGCCTTGCTGCTGTCTTATCCGATAGTTTCAGGAACAACCCTGCCTGGAAGGATTGCAACCAAATAGGAATTATACTTTCTGGAGGTAATGTAGATCTTGAAAAGCTGTGGAGTTCATTTAGAAAATGA